TTCCAATGTCCTTTTCGTTTTAATTGCTTCTCAAAAGGGAATAGGAAGCTGTAAAAGGAATTACATAACTTTCACATTTTCCTCATATAAATGTTGTTTAAGTGTCACAGCTTTTAGTCCGGAACTGGGGAATAATGTGATGTAGTGAGCATTCTGGAGGAGTGAACGAATGAATGTATAAAAAACAGGAACGCATATTAATGTGGCTTGCTTTTACAGTGGCTATCATTATGGGGCTTTCTTTTATTGGCCGCATTTTTGCAGGATAGGAAAAGGAGAATGTTAAATGGGAAATGAAGAATCTGTCTTTTTCAGCCGTGTCTTAACTGAGCTGACATTATCCTTCCACATCATTTACGCAACCATTGGTGTTGGCATTCCGCTCATGATTATGATTGCACAATGGGTGGGGATAAAAAAACAGGATGAGCATTATATTCTGCTCGCGCGAAGATGGACGCGCGGTTTTGTCATTACGGTGGCAGTCGGTGTTGTTACGGGCACTGCCATCGGCCTGCAGCTTTCATTGCTGTGGCCAAACTTTATGGAACTCGCAGGCAATGTCATTGCACTGCCTCTTTTTATGGAGACATTTGCCTTTTTCTTTGAAGCGATTTTCCTTGGGATTTATCTGTATACGTGGGATCGGTTTGAGAATCAGAAGAAGCACATGCTTTTATTGATCCCGGTTGCAATTGGGGCTTCATTTTCAGCTATTTTCATTACAATTGTAAATGCTTTTATGAACGCACCTCAGGGTTTTGACATTGTGAATGGGCAGCTTGTAAATATTAACCCGATACTGGCGATGTTCACTCCCGCCATGCCAACGAAGGTAGCGCATGTGCTTTCAACAGCCTATATGACATCAGCGTTTGTTCTGGCATCAATAGGAGCCTTTCGCCTTCTAAAAGGATCGAATCATATCTACCATAAGAAGGCATTACTGCTTACAATGAAAATCGGATTGATTTTTTCGATCGCTACAGCGGTAATTGGTGATTTCTCCGGAAAATATCTCGCAGAATACCAGCCGGAAAAACTGGCTGCCGCCGAGTGGCATTTTGAAACAAAAGAAGGGGCACCGTTAATGCTCTACGGGGTCCTTGAAGACGGTGAAGTGAAATATGCGATTAAGATTCCTTATGCACTCAGCATCCTTGCGCACAGCAATCCAAATGCAGAAGTTATCGGACTCGATCAATTTCCAGAAGATGAAATTCCGCCGCTTTATATCCATTACCTGTTTGACCTGATGGTGACTATCGGCATGTGGATGACGGCACTTTCACTCATCTATGTCTTAGGCACCTGGTTTAAAATGCGGTTTGTTAAGTCGAAATGGTTCCGCTGGCTGATCGTTCTGGGCGGCCCTTTATCCATCATTGCGATTGAAGCAGGCTGGTGGTTTGCGGAAGTGGGCCGGCAGCCGTGGATTCTGAGGGGTATCATGCGTACTGAAGATGCGGCAACCTCAAGCGGCCAAGTAGACTTAATGCTTCTTCTGTTTGCAGGCTTATATCTCGTGCTGGCAATCGGAAGCATCATTGTCCTCACTAGAATGTTCCGCAAAAATCCTGTCGAACAGGAATTGGCCGACCGGGAACTGGAGAAAGAAGGTGAGCTGCGATGACTCTTGAGATCATCGGAATTTCCGTCTTATGGCTATTTCTATTTGGTTACGTCATCGTTGCCTCGATTGACTTTGGAGCAGGGTTTTTCAACGCATACAGTCTATTCCGCGGTAAGCAGCATATTTTAACGAGAATCATACAGCGTTATTTATCACCGGTTTGGGAAGTTACAAATGTGTTCCTGGTGTTTTTCTTCGTAGGCATTGTCGGATTTTTCCGAAAACAGCCTACTATTATGGAACGATCCTGCTGGTGCCGGCAAGCATTGCAGTAGTCCTTCTTGCCATCCGCGGTTCTTATTACGCCTTTACCACATACGGAGGGCTAAGACAAAAAAGGTGGACCTACCTGTATGGGCTCTCAGGTCTTTTCATCCCAGCTTCCCTGTCCATTGTCCTGACCATTTCTGAAGGCGGATTCGTTAGTGAAGGATCAGCGGGACTGGAGCTTGACTATTGGGCATTGTTTACAAGTCCTCTTACGTGGAGCATTGTTGTGCTGAGTTTGGCAGCAGTATTATATATATCAGCAGTGTTCCTGACGTGGTATGCCAATAAAGCAAACGATGAACCAGCTACTGAGCTGCTTAGAAAATATGCCCTTATATGGGCGGTGCCTGCTATCGTAACAGCGACAGGCATTATTGTCGAATTGCGGGATCACAATCCTGAGCATTTCAGCAGATTAATGGACCTATGGTGGCTGTTCGGCATTTCATTCATTCTGTTTGCAGGAACTGTTTATCTAATATGGAAGCGAGAAATGTACGGACTTGCATTCGGGCTCTTGGCAGGGCAATTCCTTGTGGCGTTCTTTGCCTACGGAATCTCGCATTATCCGTACCTGCTTTATCCATACCTGACCATTTATGACGGCTTTACAAACGAAGCTATGGCCATCGCCCTGATCATTGCCTTCATAGCAGGACTGGGATTGCTCCTGCCGTCCCTTTATCTGCTTCTCAGGCTGTTCCTTTTCAATAAAGACTATGTTCAGGGAAAGCGGGACGATCATGCATAGGAGGGAAAACTCATGGCGGAATTTGTGATGTTTTATGCGCCGTTTATTGTGATCATTGCTTCCATTGCCGCGGCTTTTTGGCTGGCGGGGAAGGATGAGCGGATAGAGGAGTAATTAGTACGATTCAGCCCTAAGCGGGCTGTTTTTTTGCCAATGTATACTTGGAAACCTTCTCCTTTTATAACATAAACCTGTCATCATTCAGTGATTTACTAGGATTCACCTAATTGACTCTATCTAGAGCTAGTCTAAATCCTGATGACTTATATTATAGACACTGCTAATAAAAGAGATAGATGAACGGAGGAATGCTTGCAGAAGCGTTTTAACTATTGGATTCTAATCTATGTTCCGCCATTTGGAAATAAGGAAAATTAATCAAAGGCTTCGATGCATTGATAACCGTCGAAGTCTTTTTTATGCCTTTTGAAACACAAAAATATATTGTTTAAGAAATTTGTAAGAGCGGACCTTTACTATAAGTAATGCTTACATTTTTATATGATAGCGGGAGGTTTTTCATGTGTTTTGAAAGTTTACATAAAGGTAAGCTAGCATGGCTTAGTGAATTTTCACAAAGTGAAATGATGAATTGTTTACTCTCTATTTTAGACATTTATAATGTGGTTTTTATTGATACAAAGGGAAAATTTGTGAGATATAACCAGCAATTTAAAAACTTTATTCAGAGCGGCGATTATCATTTTTGCGATCAAGGTTGCATAGCGGAGATTTTTAAAGAGTTAAATGAGCAGAAGCTATTTGACTCCATACTATCCAATGTAGAAGATAACGGGATATGGTCGGGGAAACTTCTCATTAATTTCAGCGGTTTTCCCCAGGTACAGGTCCATATTTCGCGTGTAAATGGAGATCAGCTTCATGATCCAATATACATGTTTTTATTTTTCAAGGACGAAGTAAAAAGTGCAGAAGAGAAATGGAAGGAGCTTGCCTATACAGATGAACTGACAGGACTTTCGAACTGG
This window of the Cytobacillus pseudoceanisediminis genome carries:
- a CDS encoding GGDEF domain-containing protein, yielding MCFESLHKGKLAWLSEFSQSEMMNCLLSILDIYNVVFIDTKGKFVRYNQQFKNFIQSGDYHFCDQGCIAEIFKELNEQKLFDSILSNVEDNGIWSGKLLINFSGFPQVQVHISRVNGDQLHDPIYMFLFFKDEVKSAEEKWKELAYTDELTGLSNWREFREKFSTIKKERESFGLLFIDIDNFKEINDRHGHIVGDKMLRLCSNRIKEVIGLNMHAFRKSGDEFLVLVEEVEKTEYVEKK
- a CDS encoding cytochrome ubiquinol oxidase subunit I encodes the protein MGNEESVFFSRVLTELTLSFHIIYATIGVGIPLMIMIAQWVGIKKQDEHYILLARRWTRGFVITVAVGVVTGTAIGLQLSLLWPNFMELAGNVIALPLFMETFAFFFEAIFLGIYLYTWDRFENQKKHMLLLIPVAIGASFSAIFITIVNAFMNAPQGFDIVNGQLVNINPILAMFTPAMPTKVAHVLSTAYMTSAFVLASIGAFRLLKGSNHIYHKKALLLTMKIGLIFSIATAVIGDFSGKYLAEYQPEKLAAAEWHFETKEGAPLMLYGVLEDGEVKYAIKIPYALSILAHSNPNAEVIGLDQFPEDEIPPLYIHYLFDLMVTIGMWMTALSLIYVLGTWFKMRFVKSKWFRWLIVLGGPLSIIAIEAGWWFAEVGRQPWILRGIMRTEDAATSSGQVDLMLLLFAGLYLVLAIGSIIVLTRMFRKNPVEQELADRELEKEGELR
- the cydS gene encoding cytochrome bd oxidase small subunit CydS, whose product is MAEFVMFYAPFIVIIASIAAAFWLAGKDERIEE